Proteins found in one Triticum aestivum cultivar Chinese Spring chromosome 4D, IWGSC CS RefSeq v2.1, whole genome shotgun sequence genomic segment:
- the LOC123097300 gene encoding ER membrane protein complex subunit 4, which translates to MEKGKGLARRWAVELHDASSSSSSPAFPDPPGFTRSAPEAEDAASARQRKETEAAWKGQKAWEVAQAPFKNLMMMGFMMWMAGSTVHLFSIGIVFSALWQPFNALRSVGKVFEPFKDPRVDTLAPKLLFTALNLAAMGLGVWKLNTLGLLPTNASDWVSSLSPAREVEYAGGGIPLM; encoded by the exons ATGGAGAAGGGCAAGGGCCTCGCCCGCCGCTGGGCAGTGGAGCTCCACGACgcatcttcctcctcatcctcgccTGCCTTCCCCGATCCTCCCGGCTTCACCAGATCTGCCCCGGAAGCG GAGGACGCCGCCAGCGCACGGCAGCGCAAGGAGACCGAAGCCGCCTGGAAGGGGCAG AAGGCCTGGGAGGTGGCGCAGGCGCCCTTCAAGAACCTGATGATGATGGGTTTTATGATGTGGATGGCCGGGAGCACAGTCCACCTGTTCAGCATTGGCATCGTCTTCTCTGCTCTCTGGCAGCCCTTCAACGCACTCCGATCTGTCGGGAAAG TTTTTGAACCATTTAAGGACCCAAGGGTGGATACACTTGCACCTAAGTTGCTCTTCACTGCTCTCAACTTGGCCGCTATGGGTTTGGGTGTTTGGAAG CTCAATACATTGGGTCTTCTTCCAACAAATGCATCAGACTGGGTATCTTCACTGTCTCCTGCTCGG GAGGTTGAATATGCTGGTGGAGGGATCCCCTTGATGTAA